GCCATTCTGGCGCTGATCGCCGACCGGCTGGTGCAGGGCTTTGCCGAGGAGCGGCGCAAGGCGCTGGGCCTGTGAACCTGCGCGGGCCCGGCTTGACTTCGGTTAAGGCCGGGCCTTTGCTGCCGCCCTAGACCGGGGCGGCGGAACAAGCGGGGGGCAGTGATGGGCGGATGGGCGGAATTTGTGGCGGCGCTGGCGGTGTTCCTGCTCAGCCATGTGATCCCGGTGCGCCCGCCGGTGCGGCCCTGGCTGGTGGCGCGGTTGGGCGCGCGCGGCTTTGGCATCGCCTATTCCCTGTTCTCCATCGCAGTGCTGGGCTGGCTGATCCTGGCCGCAGCCCGCGCACCTTATGTCGAGGTGATCCCGCCCTTGCCCGCGCTGCGCTGGGTGCCGATCTTGATCATGCTGCCGGTCTGCCTGCTGGCGGTGGCGGGGCTGCGCGCGGTCAATCCGCTGTCCTTTGGCGGGCTGGGGCGGGGGGTGTTCGATCCGACCCGGCCCGGCATCCTGGCCCTGTCGCGCCATCCGCTGCTGCTGGCGCTGGCGCTCTGGTCGGGGGCGCATCTGCTGGCCAACGGGTCGCTGGCGCATGTGATCCTGTTCGGGCTGTTTGCCGGGTTCGCCGTGATGGGCATGGCCCTGATCGACCGGCGCAAACGGCGCGAACTGGGCGCCGACTGGGCGCGGCTGGCGGCGGGTACGGCGCGGCTGTCGCCGAGGGGGCTGCCTGCACTGCTGGCGCCGCGCGTCTTGTGGCCCGCCGCGCTGCTTTATCTGGCCCTCCTGCTGGCACATGCGCCGGTGATCGGGGTCTCGCCGCTGCCATGATCTGGTCGAAGCGGGATCGGCGTGCTAGATCATGACCGACCGAGAGAGAAGGACGCAACCGATGCATCTCGCCTATGTCACCACCACCGCGCGCGGCGCCACCGACCGGCTGCTCAGCGAGGTGGCCACGCGGCTGGATGCCAAGGGCGTGCGCCTGGCCGGGGTGGTGCAGACCAACACGGAGTGCGCCGACAACGCGCGCTGCGACATGGA
The window above is part of the Ruegeria pomeroyi DSS-3 genome. Proteins encoded here:
- a CDS encoding NnrU family protein: MGGWAEFVAALAVFLLSHVIPVRPPVRPWLVARLGARGFGIAYSLFSIAVLGWLILAAARAPYVEVIPPLPALRWVPILIMLPVCLLAVAGLRAVNPLSFGGLGRGVFDPTRPGILALSRHPLLLALALWSGAHLLANGSLAHVILFGLFAGFAVMGMALIDRRKRRELGADWARLAAGTARLSPRGLPALLAPRVLWPAALLYLALLLAHAPVIGVSPLP